tggaaaggaagagacagaatTGAACACAGCACCCAGCATTTCCTTGACTTGGCCTTCAACATTTCATCATCATGACCATAACTTAATCCAGAACCAAAATGCTGACACCGTTCAAAACTACTACAGGGACCTCTCCCAGTAGTGCCCCATCTGCTAGCCCAAACTTCCTGTTAAGaaaacatatatgaaaaaaatgagtGTGAAAGTTCCTTAGTACCAAAACCCAATAAATCACATATCCCCAAAACACAGGCAGAGCACAATGCAGGAACTCAACCAGTCCACTGTGACAGAATTCATCCTGTTGGGCTTTGCCTCGAGCCCCAGGACCGATCCTCTGCTCTTCACCTTCTTTCTAGTCTTTTACCTGCTGATCCTTGTGAGCAACAGCCTCCTCATCACCCTCATCCACCAGGACACATGCCTCCACACGCCAATGTACTTCTTCATCAGTGTCCTCTCCATGCTGGACGTGTGCTACACCACCACAACTGTGCCCCAAATGCTCGTGCATATTCTCAGCAAGAAGAGAGCCATCTCTTTTGCTAGATGTGTGGCCCAGATGTACCTCTTCCTCTTCTGTGGAATCACTGAGTACTGGCTTTTCACCATCATGTCCATAGACAGGTACATGGCCATCTGCCACCCTCTCCGATATAAGGTCATCATGAGCCGCTGGGTGTGCCTCCTCATGGTGGGCATCTGTGCAGCCTATGGTGTGGTGGGTGGTCTATCCTATACCTTCTTTGCTATGCGCCTTCCCTACTGTGGCCCTAATGAAATTGACCACTACTTCTGCGAGGTCCCTGCAGTCCTGAAGCTGGCCTGTGCAGACACATCCCTCAATGATTTGGTGGACTTCATCACCGGCTTCAATGTCATTGTGGTCCCACTCTCCTTGATTGTCCTTGTTTATGTCAACATCTTTGCCACCATCATGAAGATCCGCTCAGCCCAGGGGCGGGTcaaggccttctccacctgtgccTCCCACATCACCATGGTCACCATGTTTGCGATTCCATGCATCGTCACGTACATGAGCCCTGGCTCTGACTCCTTGTCAAACAGTGGCAAGAAAATGGCCCTTTTCTACAACATTGCCACAGCCTTCCTCAACCCTGtcatctacagcctgaggaacaAGGATGTGAAAAATGCTTTCCTCAAACTGATGGGAAGGGCAGGGCCCCAGAGTGACACTTTAAAGATTAAAATCTGGGAAATATTACATGAGAGTGCACACTAACCAACTGCATGAAGACTCTTCCATAAGACCTGGAAGATGCTAACCACAATGCTAACCATTCAACTCTCCAGTGGGAGAGAACAGGGTGTTTGGCAATCAGCATTGTCTATGGTGCTGTGGTTTGAGACAAAGACGATCCAGAAGATCCAACACAGTGGTCAAGAGCTAGGACTCTAGTGCCAGGCAGACCAGGATGACACACTTGGCTTTATCAATTATGACATATGTGAATTTTTTCTATTAACATAATTAatcatgtgtttttatttattaattttttttggcaTGTGAATTCTTACAGCTCACTTAACTCCTTTAAGGTTTGTATCTCTCCCTCAAAGGGAAGTTgtaatgattaaatgagataatatacaaAATGTTCTTCATACAGAGCCTGACATACAGTAGTTTTTAGGGAGTGTTAGtttcaattttaaatatcttttactcATGGATGAATTATCAACCCTTAAATGGCCATGATCTTCCTGGTTAGTGGCAGTAACTGAATCCCTAGAGAGACATTGAAGAAAAAGGGTGATGGAGTTGGAAAGTGGAAGAAGGAAGAACTCATAAACTGTGAAGTGGAGATTTTTACGGTTGGAAAAGAACTTGAGAAGGAT
The nucleotide sequence above comes from Capra hircus breed San Clemente unplaced genomic scaffold, ASM170441v1, whole genome shotgun sequence. Encoded proteins:
- the LOC108634941 gene encoding olfactory receptor 2D2-like, giving the protein MQELNQSTVTEFILLGFASSPRTDPLLFTFFLVFYLLILVSNSLLITLIHQDTCLHTPMYFFISVLSMLDVCYTTTTVPQMLVHILSKKRAISFARCVAQMYLFLFCGITEYWLFTIMSIDRYMAICHPLRYKVIMSRWVCLLMVGICAAYGVVGGLSYTFFAMRLPYCGPNEIDHYFCEVPAVLKLACADTSLNDLVDFITGFNVIVVPLSLIVLVYVNIFATIMKIRSAQGRVKAFSTCASHITMVTMFAIPCIVTYMSPGSDSLSNSGKKMALFYNIATAFLNPVIYSLRNKDVKNAFLKLMGRAGPQSDTLKIKIWEILHESAH